A region from the Arachis ipaensis cultivar K30076 chromosome B01, Araip1.1, whole genome shotgun sequence genome encodes:
- the LOC107607940 gene encoding 1,4-dihydroxy-2-naphthoyl-CoA synthase, peroxisomal-like codes for MKETCYKRVYGDVLSHDVVWRVIASDADSDKEFTDIIYEKAVGEGIAKISINRPERRNAFRHNTVKELICAFNDAMHDSSIGVVILTGMGTKAFCSGGDQALRIADGYSDNEDIGSLNALDLQVY; via the exons atgaAAGAAACTTG CTACAAACGTGTTTACGGTGATGTTCTCTCCCACGACGTCGTTTGGAGGGTCATCGCTTCCGATGCTGACTCCGACAAGGAGTTCACTGACATCATTTATGAGAAGGCTGTTGGGGAAGGCATAGCCAAG ATTAGTATTAATAGGCCTGAGAGAAGGAATGCCTTTCGACATAATACAGTTAAGGAACTTATTTGTGCTTTCAATGATGCCATGCATGATAGTTCTATTGGGGTTGTCATTCTTACTGGCATG GGGACCAAGGCATTTTGTAGTGGTGGTGACCAAGCTTTGAGGATAGCAGATGGTTATTCTGATAATGAAGATATTGGTAGCCTTAATGCGTTAGACTTGCAGGTTTATTGA